A part of Desulfobacter sp. genomic DNA contains:
- a CDS encoding GatB/YqeY domain-containing protein: protein MTENTYGWDASMGIPLYDKIRQDMKTAMKNKDTGVKDTMRLIMGAFPSLTVPITLESGKKSTRAKQPDEITDEDIQDIIRKFVKSELQVLELKNETTSDYLELLNTYLPKMATEEEVREWIGANLDLSQFKSPMQAMGTVMKHYGKLADGRMVQEILKSM from the coding sequence ATGACGGAAAATACTTACGGCTGGGACGCCTCAATGGGCATCCCCCTTTATGACAAAATCCGCCAGGACATGAAAACCGCAATGAAAAACAAGGACACCGGGGTGAAGGACACCATGCGCCTGATCATGGGCGCCTTTCCCAGCCTCACGGTTCCCATTACCCTGGAAAGCGGTAAAAAGAGCACCCGGGCCAAACAGCCGGATGAAATCACCGATGAGGATATCCAGGATATCATCAGGAAATTCGTCAAATCCGAACTCCAGGTCCTGGAACTTAAAAACGAAACCACCTCGGACTACCTGGAACTGCTCAATACCTACCTGCCCAAAATGGCAACGGAAGAAGAGGTCCGGGAGTGGATCGGCGCTAACCTGGATCTATCCCAGTTTAAAAGCCCCATGCAGGCCATGGGCACCGTGATGAAGCATTATGGGAAGCTGGCCGACGGCCGGATGGTACAGGAAATTCTGAAATCCATGTAA
- a CDS encoding universal stress protein, whose product MWKLLQKISKNLTLAIPVMMLSGFVFGIIFDAAFLKTLIIPFTFLMVYPMMVTLNIQKVFEGGDVKAQVLTQVINFGIVPFLAWAVGLLFFRDNPYMALGLLLAGLVPTSGMTISWTGFAKGNLAAAVKMTVIGLTLGSVATPFYVQLLMGTAIEINFAKIFQQIVVIVFIPMAAGYITRRHLVKRHGQKGFKQAVAPKFPPLSTLGVVGIVFIAMALKAKAIAGAPGMLLYILIPLVLIYAFNFTLSSLVGKYFLPRGDAIALVYGSVMRNLSIALAIAINAFGKEGASAALVVAIAYIIQVQSAAWYVKFTDKIFGPARIDKEKEPAEKAVAAAQQPATGPMVAQIQKILFATDLSPTAKFAARYACSLGNKYEAKVWAVHVVPDVLEEYSEQAGINVPGRREKEAEFNRDAVETAQRTLTERMKETSRAVLREIPYCPLSPDRVIVKTGDPVEKIAEIAAQDNFDLIIMGTHGRQGMEDILLGSTAQGVIHTSQVPVLVARPPA is encoded by the coding sequence ATGTGGAAACTGCTTCAGAAAATCAGCAAAAATTTAACCCTTGCCATTCCCGTAATGATGCTTTCGGGATTTGTCTTCGGCATTATATTTGATGCCGCCTTTCTCAAAACCCTGATTATCCCGTTTACCTTTCTCATGGTGTATCCCATGATGGTCACCCTCAATATCCAGAAGGTTTTTGAGGGCGGGGACGTCAAGGCACAGGTTCTCACCCAGGTCATCAACTTCGGCATCGTCCCCTTTCTGGCCTGGGCCGTGGGCCTGTTGTTTTTCAGGGACAATCCATACATGGCCCTGGGGCTGCTGCTGGCCGGCCTTGTCCCCACCTCGGGCATGACCATTTCCTGGACCGGATTTGCCAAGGGCAACCTGGCGGCAGCCGTTAAAATGACCGTGATCGGCCTGACCCTGGGCTCCGTCGCCACCCCATTTTACGTCCAGCTGTTAATGGGCACGGCCATTGAAATCAACTTTGCCAAAATATTCCAGCAGATCGTGGTGATTGTGTTCATCCCCATGGCCGCCGGCTATATCACCCGCCGCCACCTGGTGAAACGCCACGGCCAAAAGGGGTTCAAACAGGCTGTGGCCCCTAAATTCCCGCCCCTGTCCACCCTGGGCGTGGTGGGCATCGTTTTCATTGCCATGGCCCTGAAAGCCAAAGCCATTGCCGGGGCACCCGGGATGCTGCTTTACATCCTCATCCCGCTGGTCCTGATCTATGCCTTTAACTTCACCCTTTCCAGCCTTGTGGGCAAATATTTTCTGCCCCGGGGGGATGCCATCGCCCTGGTTTACGGTTCGGTCATGCGCAACCTTTCCATTGCCCTGGCCATCGCCATCAATGCCTTTGGCAAAGAGGGGGCCTCTGCCGCGCTGGTCGTGGCCATCGCCTATATCATCCAGGTCCAGTCAGCGGCCTGGTACGTAAAATTTACGGACAAAATCTTCGGTCCTGCCAGAATTGATAAAGAAAAAGAACCGGCAGAAAAAGCGGTGGCGGCTGCCCAACAACCGGCCACCGGACCGATGGTGGCGCAGATCCAAAAAATACTCTTTGCCACGGATCTATCCCCCACGGCCAAGTTTGCGGCCCGCTACGCCTGCAGCCTGGGCAACAAGTACGAGGCCAAGGTCTGGGCCGTCCACGTGGTGCCGGATGTGCTTGAAGAATACTCCGAACAGGCCGGCATCAATGTGCCCGGCCGCCGGGAAAAAGAAGCGGAATTCAACAGGGACGCCGTGGAAACCGCCCAAAGGACCCTTACGGAACGGATGAAGGAAACCTCCAGGGCCGTTCTCCGGGAGATCCCCTATTGTCCCCTCTCCCCGGACCGGGTCATCGTCAAAACCGGCGACCCCGTGGAAAAAATCGCGGAAATAGCGGCCCAGGACAATTTTGATTTAATCATCATGGGCACCCACGGCCGGCAGGGCATGGAAGACATCCTGCTGGGCTCCACGGCCCAGGGCGTCATCCACACATCGCAGGTGCCGGTGCTGGTGGCCCGGCCCCCCGCCTGA